A single Thiohalobacter thiocyanaticus DNA region contains:
- a CDS encoding three-Cys-motif partner protein TcmP, whose protein sequence is MPRAHYNFTPNGPLPEIHQHSTAKHEVLRSYLSAYFRTLAPSHQQEELKLTIVDGFAGGGLYTHSLTREIVYGSPFVFLGAAKEADFLLNKDRHKPLRMNIDFFFIEKDKGAFSLLENTLKHEGYKDRIDKDIKLINGSFAEQVKPVTEFIRKKNPKNGRSIFLLDQYGYTDVPTSLIRNILKTLPSAEIILTFNVDSFINYASDNPVTKNLLEKAEIPDALKGRSIDDIKSKEKDFRLYIQSCLHQQLVQSCGARYYTTFFIRTEGHGVYWLVHLSQHHRARDVMTTVHWSVNNHFIHYGGPGLDMYHVLGYDPASDSSISNQLELGFCFDDPAQDRSIAMLMEQIPHHVFSHDEGISFGELFATTCNSSPADSTRYKQAIASLAELKEIEIFSPEGNRRLKSTTIKDGDRLIPSRQLTLLLG, encoded by the coding sequence ATGCCGAGAGCACACTATAATTTCACCCCAAACGGCCCCTTACCGGAAATTCATCAGCACAGTACCGCCAAACATGAAGTCCTCCGCTCGTACCTTAGCGCTTATTTCCGAACTCTTGCACCCTCGCATCAGCAAGAAGAACTCAAACTGACAATTGTCGACGGTTTCGCCGGTGGCGGCCTTTATACACATTCGCTAACACGTGAGATCGTATACGGCTCTCCATTTGTTTTCCTTGGAGCTGCAAAAGAGGCGGATTTCCTGCTCAATAAAGATCGCCACAAACCGCTCAGGATGAATATCGACTTCTTTTTTATAGAAAAGGACAAAGGCGCATTCTCTCTTTTGGAGAACACACTAAAACACGAGGGGTACAAGGATAGGATTGATAAAGATATAAAACTTATCAACGGCTCCTTTGCAGAACAAGTCAAACCTGTCACCGAATTCATTCGCAAGAAGAACCCAAAAAATGGTCGATCAATATTTCTTCTTGACCAATACGGCTATACCGATGTTCCTACATCGCTTATCAGAAACATACTGAAGACATTACCTTCTGCCGAAATCATCCTTACTTTCAATGTCGACTCTTTTATCAATTATGCCTCAGACAACCCCGTAACAAAGAATTTACTCGAAAAAGCTGAGATTCCTGACGCCCTGAAAGGGCGCTCAATAGACGACATCAAGAGCAAAGAGAAGGATTTCCGACTTTACATCCAAAGCTGCTTACATCAACAGCTAGTCCAATCATGCGGAGCCAGATACTACACAACATTTTTTATTAGAACAGAAGGCCATGGGGTATATTGGCTTGTCCACCTCTCACAACACCACCGAGCTAGAGATGTAATGACTACTGTCCATTGGTCAGTAAATAATCACTTTATACATTATGGAGGCCCTGGTTTAGACATGTATCATGTGCTCGGCTATGACCCGGCATCAGACAGCAGCATCTCTAATCAGCTCGAGCTTGGATTCTGTTTCGATGACCCAGCACAGGATAGATCGATAGCCATGCTCATGGAACAAATCCCGCATCATGTCTTTTCCCATGATGAAGGAATTTCCTTTGGTGAACTTTTCGCCACAACGTGCAACTCTTCACCCGCAGACAGCACAAGATACAAACAAGCTATTGCATCATTGGCAGAGCTGAAAGAAATTGAAATCTTTTCTCCCGAAGGAAATAGGAGACTAAAATCAACAACAATTAAAGACGGCGACAGACTTATACCATCAAGGCAATTAACGCTCTTGCTTGGCTAA